The Kitasatospora albolonga nucleotide sequence GGCCGTCGACGACGCCCTTGAAGACCCGCACCCGGACCGGGTCGGTGGTGTAGCGGTGGGCGCACCCGGCGATGGCGTCCAGCCAGCGCCCGGTGGAGGCGCGCAGCTCCGGCCTGCGGGCGGCGAGGAGGTAGAGCTCGTACTCGGCGAGCAGCCGGGCGGGGCCCGCCATGACGTCGGCGAGCAGCTCGGCGAGGGCGGTGAGGCCCTCGGGGCTGCCGTCGGCTTCCTCGGCCAGGCGCCGCATCCGTCCGGCGTCCTGGTCCATGCAGGCGGTGAGCGCGGCGGTGAGCAGGTCGTCGATGCTCTTGAAGTAGTAGGCGGCGGCGGTGGCGGGCTGGTTCGCCTCACGGGCCACCGCCCGGTGGCTGACGCCCGCCACCCCCTCGCGGGCGACCACCCGGAGGGTCGCCTCGATGAGCTCCTGCCGCCGGAGCTCGCCCTTGAGCAGGCGTCCGTCGGTCTGCGGTGTGTGCATCGTGCCCTCCGGGCGTCGGGGTCGGAGCGGGGCGGGAACGGCGGGGCCGTTCCCTTCATCCCCTGCGGCTGCGGGGCCTGGTGCGTCTACGGGGCGGCCTTCGCGTGGCCCTCGTCGGCGGGCTCCCGCAGGCTTCGGCCCAGGGGGCGCTGGGCGGTCAGCGCCAGCAGCACCGTCGCACCGCCCGCAGCGATGGCCACGGCGAAGCCGCCGGAGGGGCCGAACCGGTCGACCATGCCGCCGGACAGCGAGGCGCCGAGCGCCACGCCGACGCTGAGGCCGGTGATCGCCCAGGTCATCCCCTCGGTGAGGGCGGCCGGCGGCACCGTCCGCTCCACCAGTCCCATCACCACGATCATGGTAGGGGCGAAGAAGAGGCCGGAGAAGAAGACGGCGGCGGAGAGCGTGGCGAGGTCGGAGACGAGCAGCAGGGGGAGCGTCGTCAGGGCGGTGCCGGCCGTGCTGAGGAGGAGCAGCCGGGGCAGCGGGGTGGTGAGCCCGAGGGCCCCGAAGGCCAGTCCGGCACCGGCCGAGCCGACCGCGTAGACGGAGAGCACGATGCCCGCACCGGCCGGTGAGCCCTGCTCCTCGGCGAACGCGACGCTGACCACGTCGACGGTGCCGACGATCGTGCCGCCCGCGACGAGGGTGAGGGCCAGCAGGGCGAGCGGTCCGCCGCGCAGCGCCGACGCGGCCGGGGTGCCGTCGGCGGAGGGCCGGATCACCGGGGGTTCGGTGCGCTTCTGCGGGACGAACAGGAGCACGCCGAGGATGAGCAGTACCGCCGCCACCAGGGGCCCGGCCTCCGGGAAGAGCGCGGTGCTCAGCGCGACCGAGAGCGCGGGGCCCACCACGAAGGTGAGTTCGTCGACGACGGACTCCAGGGAGTAGGCCGTGTGCAGCCGGTCGGAGCCCCGGTACACATGGGTCCAGCGGGCCCGGACCATCGCGGCCATGTTGGGCATGGTCCCGGCGACCACCGCGCTGACGAACAGGGTCCAGACGGGGGCGTCGTAGCGGGCGCAGAGGAGCAGGACGCCCATCGCGAGAGCACCGGCACCGGTGGCGGGCAGCAGCACCCTGCCCTGGCCGCGCCGGTCGACCAGACGGGATATCCGGGGGCCGCAGAGGGCCGTGGAGAGGGTGAAGGCGGCGGAGACGGCTCCGGCGAGCCCGTACTCCCCTCGCATCTGGGACAGCATCGTGATGATCCCGATGCCTGCCATCGAGAGCGGCATACGGGCGACGAAGCCCGCGGCGGAGAAGGCGACGGAGCCCGGCGCCCTGAAGAGCGCGCCGTAGGGGTTGGGCATGGGGAGGGACCTCCGGGCAGGGAGAAAGAACCTGAACGAACGTTACACATTGAACGGTCGTTACATTTTCTTACCGTAGCCGCTCCCGGGCCGCCCGCGTCAACGTGGTTTTCCAGCCATGCCCGGGATGCCCCCCCTTGCGGAAGCCCGTCCGGACATACGAGGCGGAGACCGCCCGGACATGGCTGACGGAAGCCGTCCGGGCAACGGAAGCCGTCCGGGCACACGAAAAGGCCGCCCGGCATATGCGGGCGGCCTATGCAGATACGTTTCAGCCGTGCTGTTCTCAGCCCTGTTGGAAGAGCTCCGCGGGAAGGGGCTTGAGAAGGGTGTACAGATCGTCGGTGATGGGCCGGTCCCAGCTGGCGATGGTCACGAGGACCCCGTCGCTCCGGTCGAACTGGACGCAGGCGATACGGCTCTCCGAGAGCTTCACCCGGCGCACGATCAGCAGGTTGTCGCCCTGCATCACGGGGACGTCCTCGCTGCTGACGACCTCGATCGGCTCGTCGTTCTCCAGGGCCAGCAGCAACTGCGCGACCTCGAAGGGAACCTGGCCCTCCTCGGTCTCACGGGCGGGCGAACCGGCCGGGAGATTACCGATGATCATGGCCGGGCCCCGGCCCCCGTACAGGTCGTAACGGAGGAAGACGCCCTGACAGCTGCCGTCGGGCGCGGGGAGCAGACCGGCGCCGAGATTGCCGGGCCAGTCCCCCGGGTCCATGGCCAGGACGTCGAAGTCCGGGCCCGCGGGTGTTGCGGCGCTACGGCGGCGGAGGAAGGACATGCTGACATGTTACGTGGCCCGGCTCACGTTGCGGAGCCGGGCCCGCGCCGGGAACGCCGTGTGCGGGCCCCGGTGGTGACCGGGGAGCGGCGCGCCCCCTGAAGGAGTGGATCGCGGCGAATTCCTCCGCCGCGGGGTCTCCTGCCGCATACCGTTGGGTACACCGCCGTGCCCGCCCGTCGCGGCAGCGGCACGGGCGGGTCCTGGCGGCGTATCGGAATCGGAGGGGACGGAACAGCATGACGGTGGAGGCCACAGCAAGTGGGGCGGAAGACCGACTGGTGGGACGCGAGTGGATGGTGCGCGTGGACGCGGCCGACCGGGGCGGTGCGATGGTGCGCGTCTCGTGCAGCCGCCCGGCCTGCGCCCCCCAGCTCCTGCCCTCCACCGCCGTCGGCCGCGCGGCCGCCGTCGCGCACATCAAGGCCCACCTGCAGGCCGCGGCGGGCCCCCGGCCCGAGGCGTTCTGCGTCTGCAAGGCCGAGGAGTGCCGTCTGCACATCCGGCCCGCCGGTCCGCGCGAGCGCACCGCGCCTTGGCGGTGCGGGGGCGCGGTCGTCCTGGCCGTCGTCACCGACCGGCAGGGCCGCTGGTGGCGGGCCATGGAGTGCTGTGCACGGTGCGCGGCGGCGCAGCCCTCCGCGAAGATCGTCGCCACCGCTGCCGCCGCGCCCCCCTCGGCGGCCCCGGTGCCCGTGGCCCACGCCGCCGCCCACCACCCGGGCGTGGCAGCAGCCGGACCGCAGTTCTCGCATGCCGCCTCCTCCCCTGCGGCCGTTCCGCAGCGCGTGCCCGCCTCCCGCTCCGCGCGGCCCCGGCGCCCCCGGCACGGGAAGATCGCGCAGCGGATCGTGCCGCACGATCTGCACCCCGTCGCCCTGCGCGAGGAGCTGATGCAGCTGGGCGACCTCTTCCGCGCCTACCAGCAGCGCGCCGAACCCGACCTCGCCGAGCTCGCCGAGCTGCACGCCCGCAAGGCGAAGGCGTTCACCACCTGGGCGGAGGTCACCGGCGACACCGGGCTGCGGCTGGAGGCGGAGCGCGCCGAGCAGGCCG carries:
- a CDS encoding TetR family transcriptional regulator, with product MHTPQTDGRLLKGELRRQELIEATLRVVAREGVAGVSHRAVAREANQPATAAAYYFKSIDDLLTAALTACMDQDAGRMRRLAEEADGSPEGLTALAELLADVMAGPARLLAEYELYLLAARRPELRASTGRWLDAIAGCAHRYTTDPVRVRVFKGVVDGLLLQGLLTDTPPDAAEFEAVLRHVLL
- a CDS encoding ABC transporter permease, translating into MPNPYGALFRAPGSVAFSAAGFVARMPLSMAGIGIITMLSQMRGEYGLAGAVSAAFTLSTALCGPRISRLVDRRGQGRVLLPATGAGALAMGVLLLCARYDAPVWTLFVSAVVAGTMPNMAAMVRARWTHVYRGSDRLHTAYSLESVVDELTFVVGPALSVALSTALFPEAGPLVAAVLLILGVLLFVPQKRTEPPVIRPSADGTPAASALRGGPLALLALTLVAGGTIVGTVDVVSVAFAEEQGSPAGAGIVLSVYAVGSAGAGLAFGALGLTTPLPRLLLLSTAGTALTTLPLLLVSDLATLSAAVFFSGLFFAPTMIVVMGLVERTVPPAALTEGMTWAITGLSVGVALGASLSGGMVDRFGPSGGFAVAIAAGGATVLLALTAQRPLGRSLREPADEGHAKAAP